In the genome of Natronorubrum sediminis, one region contains:
- a CDS encoding ammonium transporter: MIDPVLLEISAEEVESLATGVNLVWMLAATFLIFFMHAGFAMLEAGQVRSKNVANQLTKNMLTWAVGILVFFAIGMGISNNVGTILGGGSGSSALTQFGVDGGYDMAEILFSAVFAMTAATIVSGAVAGRAKLRAYVTYTFLLAAVIYPVVAAMVWYAPGADAPILDSLGFADFAGGMVVHGVGGVAGLTAAWILGARMDKYNDDGSVNIIPGHSLTFAVLGTLILCFGWFGFNVGTAATVFNPESAADGVLELGDFGYVGSVAIVTALGMGLGALGASSVSLALNGKVDTLYVANGMLAGLVGVTGPTDLITPMGAIAIGFIAGAQLPIVFKLVDEKLKIDDVCAVFPVHGTAGMLGLILYPLWSLEGTAIGGGVISGGILSIEASAFAPQIIGVAVITIWTVAATAAVWGAFKAIGEARVTPDHERDGLDLAEHGVDTYPEFGGPDVATDGGYTDDKAIRTDGGEVNEEKRSSSELRADGGEPNDGELKLVTAIIRPDRLGAVKKGLAEIGAPSLTVTNVSGRGSQPAKKGQWRGEEYTVDLHQKVKIECVVADIPAGDVVDAIADAANTGEPGDGKIFVIPVEGAYQVRTGNSGQDAV; the protein is encoded by the coding sequence ATGATCGATCCCGTGCTCCTCGAGATTAGTGCCGAAGAGGTCGAGTCGCTCGCGACGGGGGTCAACCTCGTGTGGATGCTCGCCGCGACGTTCCTGATCTTCTTCATGCACGCCGGATTCGCGATGCTCGAGGCGGGACAGGTCCGCTCGAAGAACGTCGCGAACCAGTTGACGAAGAACATGCTAACTTGGGCGGTCGGAATTCTCGTGTTCTTCGCGATCGGAATGGGCATTTCGAACAACGTCGGGACGATACTCGGCGGTGGCAGCGGTTCCAGCGCGCTGACACAGTTCGGCGTCGATGGCGGCTACGACATGGCCGAAATCCTGTTTAGCGCGGTGTTCGCGATGACCGCCGCGACGATCGTGTCCGGTGCAGTGGCGGGCCGCGCGAAATTGCGCGCCTACGTCACGTACACGTTCTTGCTCGCCGCAGTCATCTACCCGGTCGTCGCCGCGATGGTCTGGTATGCACCAGGCGCCGACGCTCCGATCCTCGATAGTCTCGGCTTCGCCGACTTCGCGGGCGGGATGGTCGTCCACGGCGTCGGCGGCGTCGCCGGGCTAACCGCAGCCTGGATTCTCGGCGCTCGCATGGACAAGTACAACGACGACGGCAGCGTCAACATCATCCCCGGTCACTCGCTGACGTTTGCCGTGCTGGGGACGCTGATCCTCTGTTTCGGCTGGTTCGGCTTCAACGTCGGGACGGCCGCGACGGTGTTTAACCCCGAATCGGCCGCCGATGGGGTCCTCGAGCTCGGTGACTTCGGATACGTCGGCAGTGTCGCGATCGTCACCGCCCTCGGGATGGGACTCGGTGCACTCGGTGCCTCGAGCGTCTCGCTGGCACTGAACGGGAAGGTCGATACACTCTACGTCGCCAACGGCATGCTCGCCGGCCTCGTCGGCGTCACGGGTCCGACGGACCTCATCACACCGATGGGTGCGATCGCGATCGGATTTATTGCCGGCGCACAGCTGCCGATCGTCTTCAAACTCGTCGACGAGAAACTCAAGATCGACGACGTCTGTGCAGTGTTCCCGGTCCACGGGACTGCAGGGATGCTCGGACTGATACTCTACCCACTCTGGTCGCTCGAGGGAACCGCCATTGGTGGCGGCGTCATCTCCGGCGGCATCCTCTCGATCGAAGCGAGTGCGTTCGCACCACAGATCATCGGCGTTGCGGTCATTACGATCTGGACGGTCGCGGCAACTGCAGCCGTCTGGGGCGCCTTCAAGGCCATCGGTGAAGCTCGAGTCACGCCAGATCACGAACGCGACGGACTCGATCTCGCCGAGCACGGCGTCGACACCTACCCAGAGTTCGGTGGGCCAGACGTCGCGACCGACGGCGGCTACACCGACGATAAGGCCATCCGCACGGACGGCGGGGAGGTGAACGAAGAGAAACGATCCTCGTCAGAGCTCCGCGCTGACGGTGGTGAGCCGAACGACGGCGAACTCAAGCTGGTCACCGCGATCATCCGGCCCGACCGACTCGGTGCGGTCAAGAAGGGGCTCGCCGAAATCGGCGCGCCGTCACTTACCGTCACGAACGTCTCCGGACGCGGCTCCCAGCCCGCCAAGAAGGGCCAGTGGCGCGGCGAAGAGTACACGGTTGACCTCCACCAGAAGGTCAAAATCGAGTGTGTCGTCGCGGACATTCCGGCCGGCGATGTCGTCGACGCCATCGCGGACGCCGCGAACACCGGCGAACCCGGTGACGGGAAAATCTTCGTGATCCCCGTCGAGGGTGCCTACCAGGTCCGGACCGGAAACAGCGGACAGGACGCCGTCTGA
- the hemL gene encoding glutamate-1-semialdehyde 2,1-aminomutase: protein MNDDNSRELYDRALSVMPGGVNSAVRAAIEPYPFFVQKGDGGHVIDADGNRYIDWVMGLGPLMLGHDLPQPVQSRIQQKASEGPMYGTPTEIEVDLAEFVVRHVPSVEKIRFVNSGTEATVSAVRLARGATGRNKVVINQGGYHGAQESTLVEGDAESVAPSSAGIPQSFAEHTIPVPFNDETAVREAFEEHGDDIAAVMTEPILGNYGVVHPEDGYHEFLREITEEHDSLLIFDEVITGFRVGGLGCAQSEFDVTPDLTTFGKLIGGGFPVGAIGGRADLIEQFAPSGPVFQAGTFSGHPVTMAAGLETLQFAAENDVYDHIDELGDRLRDGLSDIVDDQAPEYTVAGTAGMFKVIFTRDGEAPRNAADVKNAETDRWRRIFWGQMKEQGVFLSQNQFECQFVSYGHTDEDVDETLEAYKHAL, encoded by the coding sequence ATGAACGACGACAACTCGCGCGAGCTGTACGATCGGGCGCTCTCGGTCATGCCCGGCGGGGTGAACTCGGCCGTTCGGGCGGCGATCGAACCCTATCCGTTCTTCGTCCAGAAAGGCGACGGCGGGCATGTCATCGACGCGGACGGCAACCGCTACATCGACTGGGTGATGGGCCTCGGTCCGCTCATGCTAGGCCACGACCTCCCACAGCCGGTGCAGTCACGAATTCAACAGAAAGCCAGCGAGGGACCGATGTACGGCACGCCCACCGAAATCGAAGTCGACCTCGCGGAGTTCGTCGTCCGCCACGTCCCGAGCGTCGAGAAGATTCGGTTCGTCAACTCCGGCACGGAGGCCACCGTCTCGGCGGTTCGGCTCGCTCGAGGTGCGACCGGTCGGAACAAGGTCGTGATCAACCAGGGCGGCTACCACGGCGCACAGGAGTCGACGCTGGTCGAGGGCGACGCCGAGAGCGTCGCGCCCTCCTCGGCCGGAATTCCTCAATCGTTCGCCGAGCACACGATTCCGGTGCCGTTCAACGACGAGACGGCCGTCCGCGAGGCCTTCGAGGAACACGGCGACGACATCGCGGCCGTCATGACCGAACCGATCCTCGGCAACTACGGCGTCGTCCACCCCGAAGACGGCTATCACGAGTTCCTCCGCGAGATCACCGAGGAACACGACTCGCTGCTCATCTTCGACGAGGTCATCACCGGCTTCCGCGTCGGCGGCCTCGGCTGCGCCCAGAGCGAGTTCGACGTCACGCCCGATCTGACGACGTTCGGGAAACTCATCGGCGGCGGCTTCCCCGTCGGTGCCATCGGTGGCCGCGCCGATCTTATCGAGCAGTTCGCTCCCTCCGGTCCCGTCTTCCAGGCCGGGACGTTCTCGGGCCACCCCGTCACGATGGCCGCCGGGCTCGAGACCCTACAGTTTGCCGCGGAGAACGACGTCTACGACCACATCGACGAACTCGGTGACCGACTCCGTGACGGGCTCTCGGATATCGTCGACGATCAGGCACCCGAGTACACCGTCGCCGGCACGGCCGGGATGTTCAAAGTGATCTTCACCCGCGACGGCGAAGCGCCACGGAACGCCGCGGACGTGAAAAACGCCGAAACCGACCGCTGGCGGCGGATCTTCTGGGGCCAGATGAAAGAACAGGGCGTCTTCCTCTCCCAGAATCAATTCGAGTGTCAGTTCGTCAGCTACGGTCACACCGACGAAGACGTCGACGAGACGCTCGAGGCGTACAAACACGCGCTGTAA
- the larE gene encoding ATP-dependent sacrificial sulfur transferase LarE gives MTTVEAKLEAARDDLEGHDGVLVAFSGGVDSSVVAALAHDALGEDAVACTAKSETLPEAELEDARAVAEEIGIRHEVVSFSELESDAFVENDDERCYHCRTMRLGEMLETARELGVETVCDGTNADDPGAGHRPGLQAVDELEIHSPLLAHDVRKDEVREIATHYGLSVADKPSMACLSSRIPTGLEVTEERLTRVEHAEALLRQWGFDQFRVRDHDGLARIEVAPDELERALQREFVETVREELEGLGFDHVTLDLHGYRTGSVSPESEEASREDADAAADEPLVDDVFAAESRTDD, from the coding sequence ATGACTACGGTCGAGGCGAAACTCGAGGCCGCTCGGGACGACCTCGAAGGCCACGACGGCGTGTTAGTGGCCTTCTCCGGTGGGGTCGACTCGAGCGTCGTGGCCGCACTCGCACACGACGCCCTCGGCGAAGACGCGGTCGCCTGTACGGCAAAGAGCGAGACGCTCCCCGAGGCCGAACTCGAGGACGCCCGCGCGGTCGCCGAGGAAATCGGTATCCGCCACGAAGTCGTCTCCTTCTCCGAACTCGAGAGCGACGCCTTCGTCGAGAACGACGACGAACGCTGCTATCACTGCCGGACGATGCGACTCGGCGAGATGCTCGAGACGGCCCGCGAACTGGGGGTCGAGACGGTCTGCGACGGGACGAACGCGGACGACCCGGGCGCAGGACACCGACCCGGATTGCAGGCGGTCGACGAACTCGAGATCCACTCGCCGCTTTTGGCCCACGACGTGCGCAAAGACGAGGTTCGCGAAATCGCGACCCACTACGGCCTCTCGGTCGCGGACAAGCCCTCGATGGCCTGTCTCTCCTCGCGGATTCCGACCGGACTCGAGGTCACCGAAGAGAGGCTCACGCGCGTTGAGCACGCCGAAGCGCTGTTGCGCCAGTGGGGATTCGATCAGTTCCGCGTGCGCGATCACGACGGGTTGGCGCGCATCGAAGTCGCTCCCGACGAACTCGAGCGTGCGCTCCAACGCGAGTTCGTCGAGACGGTTCGCGAGGAACTCGAGGGGCTTGGATTCGATCACGTCACGCTCGACCTCCACGGCTACCGGACGGGGAGCGTCAGCCCCGAAAGCGAGGAGGCGAGTCGCGAGGACGCCGACGCGGCCGCGGACGAGCCACTCGTCGACGACGTCTTTGCCGCCGAGTCTCGAACGGACGACTGA
- a CDS encoding PH domain-containing protein → MSGQRGKGREQVGGTEMRYDESDGGERESARQTRSARTEMALLEDETVLVDAQPTWWAWAGHLVVAAVIALVGIVLGDGIAVLSVLVSVAIAGYVWYRRSRVHYLITDRRIVVVAGFSARTTTETWMEDVRSMQTKASAFGRHQGYGTITVSHAVISQRFSRTSGLRLPGVPEYEHVAETIRRRQSERKAVEY, encoded by the coding sequence ATGTCAGGACAACGCGGTAAGGGGCGAGAACAGGTGGGCGGGACGGAGATGCGCTACGACGAATCGGACGGTGGGGAACGTGAATCCGCGCGACAGACGCGCTCGGCGAGAACGGAGATGGCGTTACTCGAGGACGAAACGGTGCTCGTCGACGCGCAACCGACGTGGTGGGCGTGGGCAGGTCACCTCGTCGTTGCAGCAGTGATCGCACTCGTCGGCATCGTACTCGGTGACGGTATCGCCGTTCTCAGTGTGCTCGTGAGCGTCGCGATTGCGGGGTACGTCTGGTATCGTCGAAGCCGGGTGCACTATCTCATCACCGACAGACGAATCGTCGTCGTCGCGGGATTCTCGGCGCGGACGACGACCGAGACGTGGATGGAAGACGTACGGAGCATGCAGACGAAGGCGTCCGCGTTCGGTCGCCACCAGGGCTACGGGACGATCACCGTCTCTCACGCCGTGATTTCTCAGCGATTCAGTCGCACGTCGGGACTACGATTGCCGGGCGTTCCGGAGTACGAGCACGTCGCCGAGACGATTCGGCGGCGCCAATCCGAGCGAAAGGCCGTCGAGTACTGA
- a CDS encoding DUF6789 family protein — protein sequence MIVSDFVRRVRSASRTRTDPESADSHSRVEHASGAAVRGLQAGFVATIIMTAFRLPILRSLPPSANFWSQYVSGGDPEDHPIVGLLLHFVYGVQAGAIFGALFALQDAERSIEPEQRGIVWGSIYGMVLSAFGSQIMLKEVLDIRLEADELALFHAGHLVYGLSLGAWVGSRTEGVEDPEEEYEYDDGN from the coding sequence ATGATTGTCTCCGATTTCGTCCGGCGAGTCCGTTCGGCGAGTCGCACCCGAACCGATCCGGAGTCCGCCGACTCGCACTCGCGCGTCGAACACGCGAGCGGCGCGGCGGTTCGAGGGCTTCAGGCGGGGTTCGTCGCGACGATCATCATGACGGCGTTTCGATTGCCGATCCTCCGGTCGCTGCCGCCATCCGCGAACTTCTGGTCGCAGTACGTCTCCGGCGGCGACCCCGAGGATCACCCGATTGTGGGCCTCCTGTTACACTTCGTCTACGGCGTGCAGGCCGGAGCGATCTTCGGCGCGCTGTTCGCCCTCCAGGACGCCGAACGATCGATCGAGCCCGAACAGCGCGGCATCGTCTGGGGGTCGATCTACGGCATGGTCCTCTCGGCGTTTGGCTCACAGATCATGCTCAAGGAGGTCCTCGATATCCGACTCGAGGCCGACGAACTCGCCTTGTTCCACGCGGGCCACCTCGTCTACGGCCTCTCGCTCGGCGCGTGGGTCGGTTCCCGAACCGAGGGTGTCGAGGATCCGGAAGAAGAGTACGAGTACGACGACGGTAACTGA